CGGCGACATCCAGGACGTAGCGCAGGGTTCGGGGAATGTCCGGCAGGTAGCCGTCCTTGCCGTCGCGCAGATGCAGCCGGGCGAAGATGCCCACGGCCTTGAGATGGCGCTGCAGGCCCATCAAGTCGAACCAGCGCTGGAAGGTTTCGCTGTCGGCAGCAGGGCGAGATCCGCTGTCGGCAAGGCGGTGGCGGTAATCGTCCAGCCAGCGCTTGACGCGCGCCTCGGGCCAGGCGATGTAGCAGTCCCGCAGCAGGGAGACCAGATCGTAGGTGATGGGGCCCACGACGGCGTCCTGGAAATCGAGCACGCCGGGATTGCGTTCGCCGGTGACCATGAGGTTGCGGGAATGGAAATCGCGATGGACGACGACGGCAGGTTGCTGTACGGCCGATTCGATCAGATGCAGGGAGAGCCGCCGGTAAAGCGCTTCCTCTGTGGCGCTGAGTTCCAGGCTCAGCAGTCCGCCGAGGAACCAATCGGGAAACAGTTCCAGTTCCCGCAGCAGCAGGTCTTCATCATAGGCGGGCAGGCCGCAGCCGCCGGCATCGATGCGGAGTTGCATGCGCGCCAGCGTTTCCAGCGCATCGGCGTACAGGAGGTCGGCGTCTCCGGACGCCAGTTGCTGCAGGTAGTTGGTGTCGCCGAGATCGGACATCAGCAGGAAGCCTTGGTCCTCGTCGGCGGCGAAGATGCGGGGAGTGTGTACTCCCGCGTTCTCCATGAGGCCGGCGGCGCGAACGAAGGGCCGCAGCTTTTCCTTGGCCGGCGGGGCGTCCATCGCAATATGGCTGGCATCGCCGGCCCAGACCCGGAAATAACGGCGGAAGCTGGCGTCTCCGGAGATCGGCCGGATATCGTCGGGAGCGCGTCCCAGAATGGACGGGAGCCAGCGCTGAAGCGCTTCGAAGCGGTTGTCGGTGGCGATGGCGGGAGAGTTAATCAAATGTGCAAACCTTGGGTTACAATGATTCGATTTTTCATGGTTCTTAATGATATAGGATTTGCGGGTCACATGGCTGTCCGTTCCATCGAGCTGGGTACAAGCATTTCCTGGACCACTTTCTCCATGCTTTTTCCGCATCAATGACCCGGTGGTTCTCCATCGCCGTTCAGGCTATTTGGCCCGGCTCCGTCGCGGGAGTGCCGGTTTGATCGTGCGCGGGCCGGGACCGGCTTCTTCGGCGGCGGATGCGTCGTCCACCTCTGGCCATGCTTCCGTACCGCTGCGGACCGCGGTATTCATGGCGCTGGCCGCGAGCTGGCAGCCGTCGGCGGTCGCGGTGGGCAACTGGAACTGCGAACGCAGCACCGACGACAAGCAGTGGGAATGCGTAGCCAAGAAAAAGGACGGAGGAGCGGAAACTCCGGCAGAGCCCGAGCCGAAGGCCCCGCTTGCCAGGCCGATCGCGCCGCGGGAGGCGGCTTTGCCGGAGTCGCGCCGAGCCGCGGCTGCCACGGCACCTCCGTTGCCGCCGGCCGAAATTGCGCCGGTGGTCAAATCCGAGCCCAGGCCGGCGGCGCCTCCGCTTCGCTCCGCCGAACCCGCACCGCCAGCCGAGATGGCGTCCAAGCCTGTCGACGAGGAGGATGAGGAAGGCGAGTCGGCGGAGGCGGAAAAAGTAATGCCCGCAGCCGCACCCGAGGCGGCGGCAGACGAATCCGCCGGTGAGCCGGGCAGGGCGCCCCGTCCGGAGACGCCGCTGGCCGCCTCGCGCTTCGTCCCCTCGGGAACCGTGTCGGTGCGGCAGGAGGCCGCCTTGCCTCAGCCCGTAGCCGCCAATGCCCCGAGCGCGCCGGCCGGCTGGACCTGCCGGCCGCAGAAGGAGAGCAGGAGCTGGGATTGCAACCTGGTGGGGCCGGACCCCCGCGGCGTGGCGCGGGCCGTCGGCGCTGCGAGCGAGCCTCCCGAGGACTGGGCTCAGGCGACGACGATTACGGAATACGACGAACAGCGCTTCGATCGCCTGCTCGGCATGATGCCGGGCAACCCCTGGGCGGGAACCTGCTCCCGCGGAAAGCGCGAATCCGATGCGGCCAAGGATTTCCTCCTCTCTTCGAAAGACCGGCTTGCCCGCAAGCGGGCGCCGGTGGAAGTTCACGGGGATTACGGTGAAATGGACGATCAGGAGGTTGCGACCTTCACCGG
This portion of the Methylococcus mesophilus genome encodes:
- a CDS encoding aminoglycoside phosphotransferase family protein, giving the protein MINSPAIATDNRFEALQRWLPSILGRAPDDIRPISGDASFRRYFRVWAGDASHIAMDAPPAKEKLRPFVRAAGLMENAGVHTPRIFAADEDQGFLLMSDLGDTNYLQQLASGDADLLYADALETLARMQLRIDAGGCGLPAYDEDLLLRELELFPDWFLGGLLSLELSATEEALYRRLSLHLIESAVQQPAVVVHRDFHSRNLMVTGERNPGVLDFQDAVVGPITYDLVSLLRDCYIAWPEARVKRWLDDYRHRLADSGSRPAADSETFQRWFDLMGLQRHLKAVGIFARLHLRDGKDGYLPDIPRTLRYVLDVAGRYPELGEFHRFLDLRVCPVLNEAAAA